From the Candidatus Hydrogenedentota bacterium genome, the window CCATCTCGTCCATCTTGTCCATCCGGTCCATTCTGTCCATTTTGTCCATCCGGTCCATCTTGTCCATTCTGTCCATCTCGTCCATCCCGGCTTCAACGTGTCGAATCCGCCGGGATAATGTTACAATGGTGTTTCTACGGAAAAAGCACTATCAACTCTTTTGTGTTGTTCGGGAGAGGCGGAGAAGCTCATTCAAAAGGAAACGAGAACGTGAATCGCGCAGAACTTGCAAAACTGATTGAACATACTTTGTTGCGTCCTGATGCTACCGAAACCGAGGTTCGGAAACTTTGTTCAGAAGCCCTTAGCCATGGCTTTCGTGGCGTATCGGTTAACCCGGCTTGGACACCGCTTTGCGCCAAACTCCTGAAAGATCACGAGGTCATTATCGACACGTGTATTGCCTTTCCTCTGGGGGCGTCATCGGCGCGGATCAAAGTGGAGGAGGCGCGGGATGCGCTGAAGAATGGCGCCGACGAAATCGCGATGGTCATCAATATCGGCGCTCTCAAATCCGGCTATAACCACTACGTTGAAAAAGAAATCGCTACCATCG encodes:
- the deoC gene encoding deoxyribose-phosphate aldolase, with protein sequence MLQWCFYGKSTINSFVLFGRGGEAHSKGNENVNRAELAKLIEHTLLRPDATETEVRKLCSEALSHGFRGVSVNPAWTPLCAKLLKDHEVIIDTCIAFPLGASSARIKVEEARDALKNGADEIAMVINIGALKSGYNHYVEKEIATIVKATGGAPVKVILETSCLSKEEKIAACQMSLRAGASAIKTSTGFGAYGAREEDIRLIKETVGIHLDIKAAGGIRTYADVARMIDAGANYIGTSAGVGILDDLGEE